cttgTTCTATAGCCCAAACGAGCATCCCTGATGCTCCTGCCACCACTGTGACAGTTGCTTCCCTTTGTTCGAGTTCTGTTCTgctgtttttcagtttttaaaCCTTTCACTGTTTCACTCTTGTTCCCAAGGTACACACATTGATGCACTTGTTATTTCTCTGcaaaacttttatttatttgtttgtttgttgtttAAAGAATCTTTAATACCAATTTCATCATGAAGTGATATCCTTTCTCGTACTTATTTTGTTAGGATGGTTACTGAAGGAACTAAAGGACCTCAATTTTCAGCAGATATGGCAACTCGCAAAATCCATGTGCAGAAGTTTGCAGAATCTAGAGCCTATGAGCTTGAGAGTCTTCAATCTGTTATAGCGGACAGAATAAAGGGTGATTATAGGAGTCAAAGAAACAAGAGAAGACGAACTAGTTCTTATAATAGCAAAGCTGGGACAAGAAGAAAAAGGCAAAAGCTGGGAACAGTACATAATAAAACTGGTGGTGTTGAATTACGTTTAGGTAAAGATGAGATAAAGAAGCTTCCAAGTCGGCGCATGCGCCGGAGATATGAACTTAAGATGAACTTGGATAGTGGGTTTTGTACTTCTGGCGATGGAACCAAGAGGCTGAGAACTCATGTTTGGCACACTAAGCGGTTCACCATGACAAAACTCTGGGGTTACTACCTTCCTCTAGCACTTCAAGGAAGGTAGGTCGTTTATGATGATGCTCCATTGTTGGAACTCGGAAGCTTGTTCATTTCCTGTTATACTGGTGTCTTTTACTTTTAAGcaaacatttatttatttattttcagaaTACAAGTCCTATCAATTTAGTTCTTAAAAAGCTGTCTGTTAATGTCATGTTTGACATCAAATCATTCCTTGTTAGGACTAATTTGATGTTGACAAAAGACACCAATGGACCAATTTTATCTCAGAAGTTGACATTGGTGGTCAATTTGGTAAATACATGCTGGACAGTCAaagtaatttgcttttaattttttaaatcccAAATGGGTGTTAACAGTTTGTTAGGGAATTGGAGTTTTGGGAACCTATTTCCTTACGTACAAGGTTTGTGTCCATATTTTCCAGAGGAAAAGGTTCAAGGGCACTCTTGAAAAGGCTCAAACAAGGGGTGGTTGTGCATGATGCAAGCTATTACACTGCTGTCCAAGTGGAAGGTCCAGaggtatgtatatatatgtatgtatatattatataaacttATCTCATTTTAAGATttaagggtaaagtatattttttgtccttgAAGTTTgctaaaagtttcaaaaatacccctaagttttattttgtttaaattttgtcctagaaattttggatttttatcaaatttaaccCAACGACTAAGGGTGTGTTTGGCAAACACGTTGAGGAGGAGAGAAGCCCGTTTGagcttcttgaaagtttcactttgatgtttggcaatttttatcTTTGTGAACGCAGAATTGATTCTGCCTCTGAACCCACGTTTAGGAGAAGCTCAAATTTGTAGCTTCTGCGTTTCACGTTTCACGTTTCATGTTTAGGAGaagctaaaatattttttttaccaatcctacccttcattttcttctataaGAATGATACTAGTAACTATTATCTTCACAGTCATTCTTTGTAGTTCTTCCTGcttcttcataattttttagttccatttttttcatcaaaatcgtTCAGATTGATTTCAATcactaacaaattgaattttttttatttttatttgattttattcatatgaattttatttacattttatggtatttttttgttcatatgatatatgttgttggttttatggaatttttattatttcttatctgtataatttttttctattctttgatgtattctatttttgttttgtattaattttttttattttttattctgaatttgtaaaatttgtaattgtaattgtaattattatatactacgtttattatcaaaattttgaataatataaattatgatcctataaaaaaggacaaaataaataaaaaattaattataagtaacaatagagtcataaataataaaaatttatagtctaaagtaatactaaattaaagagtactaatgatactaaaaaaaattatagaatattttctttttgtgtgacattataaaatttatagtactctcctttatatttttattttttattgtatttattttatttatatgataaatattttttatattattttttatagtattctgATTTTGCATGTATATAAAattgatgtctattttagtaatttttcatctaaaagtgattttgaatagtataatccaaacaacatttattttactataatcaattttgatataaagattaccaaacataaatcatgttAACCCAAACTAACttatcatcaaaatcaattttacaaaatcaattttatgcaaactctggtttgcaaactgtaatccaaacacacactaatttttcaaaaaaattatgacCAATTCAGGAATAACTCCACAAGAATAACCTTTAACATAAGCAAATAAAACATATTTatcatgcattattattagattagttctaaatttttttaaaatttaatagtcagggatatatttgatacaaatcgaaaacttttgggacaaaattgaaacaaaataaaatttaggatatttttgaaacttttagcAAACTTCaggaacaaaaaatatactttaccctagATTTAAAGAATAGTTCTTTTCTAACTTCGTATTTGTATTTGCTTACATACGATACATTGCCGTTATAACCATGATTATGGTTACATGGCTATTAATTTCTGTAAGATGTGAACAATGCGTCCACAATTGCGGTTTTAGAAATGTTGAACAGCGCCATTGTGGCAGCAATTTAAACCTTGATTCCATATCCAGCATTTCCCTCAAACTTTTGAGTGAAGTACAGAAACAGTTGCAGGTTCATGGCTCCCAGATNNNNNNNNNNNNNNNNNNNNNNNNNNNNNNNNNNNNNNNNNGCTTCTCTATTAAGAATGGTACTAGTGCCCTTCCCGGAAACATCTTCTCAAGATTCTGATGAATCAGTATCGGGTACCACTTGTGGAATGGCAATGGTCAGTCATCCTATTGCTGATTCTGGTATTAGCTATGTTGATTTAGGGTATGCAATTAACCCAAAATTGAATCTTGTTTCTGTTTCATGACAGCTTTATCAAGTCGAAGCACCAGTTTCTCAGCCAATTGGCCCTGTGACCTATATGTGGCGGCCAACATTCCAACAAAATATTAGTGGAGAGGATGATATCAATGATGAATTAATGAAACATGATGTTGATTCAGATGAAAGCCCAAATAGAATGAAATTCGGTGCTTCATTTAGACAGCTTTGGGTGTGGATACATGCTTCTGCCTTTGAAGAAGGATATGATAGTCTAAAATTTGCATGTCAGAAAGAGGTTCAGTTTCTTCTTTTACTCCTCCCATGGACATCATGatgctctctatttttttactttaactttttaaattgtATCTTGACATAGATGAAACAGGGAGCAGTGTAGTGAAATCCATTGGTTCTTGTTCATAGTTGTCTGCtatgttttgtttttcattAAGAGGGCAAGACATGCATAGGTTGTTGCCTTGTAAAGTGGAGGTCACACTTTTCACATTCTAAAAACAGCCTCTCCAGTTGCATACATCCCCATCAGGTGGGAGCCATGTATGTTGggccatttttttttttcattttttgttccCTTGTTTCCTAATCAAATTCCTTCTTGTTAATGTTCTTGACACCTTATTCCTGCTATGAGCATAGTTGGGGCATagacaaaattttgatttacttAAGCTCTAAGATACATGTGTTGGTAGCGTTTCATGGTCAAATATGGTCATTCTATATCTTCTATCGTCCGTGCATAATTCTCCTATGTAATCCTTTTACATTGCACAAGGCTCCACTTTCTCTTGGGACATCCATTTTTTTCGTAGCCTTAATGATAGGGAATCTGTGGAACTTTTGATGGCTTTTCTTTGTCACCTATCCCTGATAAAAGGATTTGGTCTATTGAATactctgttagttttagttgtaaATCTTTCTTCCAATTTCTTACTCGTTCCTCCAATACAGCTTCCTTCTACTTGGATAAACCTATTTGAAAATCCAAAGCACCTTGTAAGGTCAAATCTTTTATATGGACAGCTGTGCTTAACTTCTTGTGGGTTCAATGGCCACATAAGGCTCTCTCCCTTGATATGTGGGGCAAATTCAGACAAATTCACATCTGTTTTTGCGTTGCCCAGTGGCTGTTTTCTTATGGAACAGTTTGTTTAGCCTCTAAGGAATGTTGGGTGTGCCCTGTAATTCTTGATAAATTTCTATTGACTAGATTTGTTGGGCTTGGTACTAGAAAAGAGGAAAATTTTATATGGAGCTGTGCAATTTACGCCACTGTTTGGACTATTTAGTTGGAGCATAATAATGcattttttaatgataaattttCTGACAAACATTTCTTATGGGATTGGATTGGATGCATAGCATCTATTTGATGTAAAGCTCATGATCTTTATAGAGGACTTTCCCTCTTAGATATTTTGAGAGATTGGAAAGCTatgcttttatatatatatatagtcgtTCAGTATGGTTATTTTTGTctcagattttaaaaatttatgattattcTGTTTGATTGGCTCTTAGtatgaaatattttaaaatagtgCTATAAAGATGAAAAGTTTGTTATATGTTGTTCAGCCAAGGTTTTGATTTCGCTCATGATGTCACAGAACTTTGCAAATTGTATTTAAGCTGACTTGTAATTTCTTGTTGATGTTCAGATTGTGTATTTTGCTGTTTATTATTGTTCAGATGGAAAAGACAGGCATCTCAATTAATTGCTTTTCACTTGAGGGTGAACTTGCAAAGTTGGAGGTAATCGGATCAGGAGCGATTCAAATTCTTCAAAAGATGTTGCATCCAGTTACAAGGTTAGTTATTGCAcatatagaaaattaatttcttcGATTTAATTCATGAATGATCTCGACTGGCTTATTACACATTCTGCCTTTTCAGTATTTCAGATAATCATTGTCTATGGGAACATGTGCCTAAACAAGACAGCGTTTCTCAGAAGACAAGTTCATCCATATCAGACAATGAGGATAAGTTTTCTTCTGTTGCAATTTTATCACTTAATGTTAAGGATCCTCGACAATTGTGCGGGAAAGGAACCGTTTCATCAGTGGAGCCAAGTTCTGCTGAGGCAGTTAACGGCGCACAAGAAACTATTCATGAAGAGTTGGAGAAGACTAGTGACTTGGCTTCATCCACATGGTCCAAATTAGAAAACAACCAGTATCATAATAACGATCTCTGGTATGCTAAATCTAGACGATTGAGGACCCCATTGTCAGAGAGTATGATTTGTAGTGAGAAACACCACAAACGTTTGACACATTACTGCCTGGATGATGTAGATTCCAGGGAGGCAAACTCTTTGACAGAGGAGCAATGCTCAAGATCTTGCCCTATTTTGCTTGTAAAACATCACAGGAAGGAATTGTTTAGAGGGTAACTTCTTTAGTCCTTTCTTTATGACTTGTGATTATATATTCTGATACTTAAGAGTTGTCAACTATCAGGTATTACCAGTATTCTCTAAACTCTTACTTGATATTTGTGATAACCTGCTTTAAGATATATAAGTaggggaaaaataaaaaggataaagTTATCATAAATTAAATGTCAGTGGCAACACACCAATAAAATACTAACTGTATCTGGTTATCTTCTAGATGTTCTATCATACTTCCCTTAAGTTGGGTTAAGGCCTTCTGGATTCCTCTCATCTCTAATGGGGCGCATGCAATCGGTTTGCAAGAGATGCACTGTATTGCACATGAAGTAAGTAGTTGCACCCTTCAACTTTACATGCCAAAAATATTggggatttttttaaaaaaaaaaatgtcttttttgttattagttattagatTTTTCATGAAAGCTTTTTTCTTTATGCAGATGGGATTGCCAGCTTTCCCTTCAGATTTCCCAGATTGTAAGGCATACTCATGCTTCATGTCAGCTAAAGCTGCTGCATTTGATAAAAAAGCCGAGTTACGTCCTCCATCCAAAAGGCCTATGAGAGTTCCCATCTTGCCCCCATGGGGTATTATTCGTAGTACACTCAACAGAAAAATTAATGCAGTGGAAACTACTGGTGTTTCAACACTGGAAGATTTAACTGATCTGAATTCATTGCCAAAAAAGATCGACTCTGAGAATAGCTTGTTTGATGGAATTGTGGCAAGGACAGGTTCTGTGCTGACTAATTTCCTTAATGAAACCAAAGGTGGCCAACTGTCATTGTTTCCGTATGCTGCAGATGGAGATGAGAAAATCACCAAGTTTATAAAGGGTGAAGTAAACCTTAATCGGAGCTGCCAAAATTCTGTTATTTCTGACCATAGGTTATGTTTCCTAAGAGTTCATCTTCGCCCTTTCAAGAAAGGTTTTTTCGAAGAGGGAGCAGTTATTTGTGCACCACACCCATCTGATACATATTTATTGACTTCATGGTAATTAACATTGTGGATtcctattttaatatgtaatttttgttgttaattTGGCAAGTAAATGTATCTTATTGGGGAATAGTAGTATATGACTATACGTTTTATCATGGGAAATAGTATCATTATCTGAAAAATATTGTCTATATGTTGCAGCATTGAGAAAAATGAAGGATTTCAACTGCCACAATCTGCTCTAGAATCATACTTTAAAGAGGATCATTCCTCCAAAAGATGGGAAATGCATGTACCAGATGATTCAAATGCCAAAGAGTATCATCGGTGGCCTATCGGCTTTGTCACATCCGCTGCCATACAAGGAAGGTTCtgtaatcttatctttttccaCTGTAGTCTCCATCCTATTATTCTATAAGGCTATGTTTGGATCATTGTTATTGAGGGGAATGGAGCCAAAAAGAATTTGATGGGCTTCCATGGTTTGGATTACTAATGTTATGATGGAATGGAAAGGTTAGTAATGGAATCGATTCCATCCTATTCCATTAAAAGATCATTTGTGGTTCTTCCCAATTCCGGCGGTTTATGATGGAATGATGTTTCATCCAAACAATGGAGTGGAATTTAAACAGTATTCCCTTTGGCTCCATTGCACTCCACTTTTACATGCCAtcattttgtttttatgttTCCGAATGCCTAATATTCTGAGTATAGAATAGAGAAGCTTACTGGGTTCTATGTGATTGCAGCAAGAGGCTAGTAGCAGGGGGATTTTGTGAGGCAGTTTTACTTGCAAATTTAAGAGAGGAGCAGTGGAAGGAGATGCCGGTGAAGCGGAGGAAGAAGGATATTTACGTGCTCGTCAGGAATTTAAGATCTGTGGCATATCGACTTGCTCTTGCCTCTGTTGTCCTGGAGTATAAGGAGAATGACACTCACTTCATGTAAACTGTTTTCACTTTATCAAACTATGCAAATTTTCAAACTTCAGttttttaacttaatttaacttcaaattctaatttcatcTTATCTCAATCTCTAACCCACCACTACAACCATCTCTCTATTttctactttcttttttttttttaagcgTGTTAAGGTTAATATTTGATGTAATATGTTGATACGAGAGAGTTTGGTGTCAGAAAAAAATTGTGATAGACAAGTATTAGATGAAATCGTGACTTACCATTTCATATCGgataaaaatctaaataaatcgttaccaacaatttaaaaaataaaatttttaatgctagctgctaaatatatatatatattcttcatCCACAAACCTATTAATACAAAATCTACACACAATAACACAAATATCAcactaaaaaattttcttgcatcaGCATTGtgtaatttaatataataagttGATATATGATCAACTTTCAAAGTTTGATGAACTTTGATCATATATCAACTTATTATATTAGAATACACAATGCTAATGAAAAGATATGTATTTAGATCAGTTAGCTTTAAACAAATTGTCAGTAACGAtttgtttattataaaaaaaatatattttaaatcattggtaacaatttatttaaattcttGTTCCGCGTGAAATCGTAAATCACGATTTCATCTAATATTTGTCTTTATTAAAAGCGTATATCACGGTTTTTTTTATACCAACTTTTTAATCAACGTATTACACGAAAATAATATACTATTAACGTAAAACACCCTTAATGttccaatataaaaaattttgatgtaaaGGTAATCGTGAAAATTATAttcatattaatataaaaaatatgatacTGTTATGAGATTTAAGGTGCTTTTGTTGTGTTCGACAAAAATTTGTGATTCGTAGTGGTCTTTGACGATATTGCCATATTTGCCAAAAGTTTATAAACTATCTAAAAAGTAAAATGAGACCACCCTTAaaagttatttaattatattcatattaataaaacaaattaatgtattttaaaagtttatttgttaaataaaattttaataaacaaattaaattatatttataattaataattcataaaaaaatagaaaatataaagtAGATAACAACTTTGAATGGAAGTTGCATATTATTTGAACGATTCAATTTCCTCTACTTATTTAATTCATTCTGATTTGTCTAAaacaatatatatgttattttgtatctcataaatttttaataaataatttggacATTTTTTTTCAAGCATATAGCGTTGCTTTTCACTTCCTCAGCTCCTAGCTATATTTAATTTCAGCATCACCGTTTCATGACCAATAGAATTATTGGAAATGACATTATCATATTATATAATGATTGATTTTTCCAAATTCATTGAATTGAAGAGGCCATTGAGCTTAATCAAAATAAGAATCTATTCTAAAACAACATTTGCTGCAATGAgaatttttatctttgtttatattgataatttgaAGCTTTAAGTATAGTGAGAGAACACAAATTGAGCATGGAATATATATCATAAGCTAGTTCTAAAATGttgtatataataatagatttaattaattattctataggtttttatagttttacaagttttactaaatttataattaggtctttatattttttttaattaagtttttatattaattttgattttgggATTAGGTCCttgtcaatataaaaaaatgttaaagttAACGGAATATTTATTAAAGTACCTACAATTAAGAATCTAAATGAAATCTTTgattacatattttttaagaggaatatttcgttaattttaatatttttaacattaaaagaatttaattataagtaaagacctaattaaaaagaataaaaattacaaaaatctaactataaatttgataaaattataagaactaAGAATATTACAAAAGATTTTAACCTGTATAAATTAAATCAGAGTTTACAGTGAATATAGTAACTTTGTGATTGCAAGACAAAAAGAGAAACCAATGGCAAGGAACAGCGTTACGCATACACTAGCAATAATATTGATGATAACAAAAGTGGTCATTTGTTGTgccattattgttgaatttCAAGATACCATTATTCTTGAATTGCCATATTCTCCATCATATTATTATATGGCAGCAAGTCTTAGAGAGTGTATCGACCATTGCATTAAACGATATGATCGCCGTAGCATCATGTTTTTGGGCGCATGCCTTTTCAAGTGTTATATGATGGACTCCCTCACTACTACTTTAGTAGCGGTAAGAATTTTAAGTTTTTCTGAGTCTTTTTCAATTTACATTATCCATTTTTTTTTAGTGCTGAAAGATCAACGaattattgaaaagatatttattttagatttgatttttttttagaattatttgaaatttaaataaattcttcaacaaatagaaaaagatttcaGCACTTTGATGATTAaactattatgtatttttttcacAGACGATTTTTGGTATTTAATGTGTTTTTCTATTACTATGCTCAGTTGTACTTTCTATATATATTGAAATGGTATCTACCTAATTTAcaatcaaatataataaaatgttGTGTAAAATCTTTACAAAATTATATgagtttattgttttttattttttatagtgtaCTTTAATTTGCAATTGAAACATACCTAAATTAAAGagtaaaaaatgttttaatttttatcattttggaCTAAGTTCTAATTTCGTCtttaatatttgaaatattttatttttatacaaaatgtCTTATTTTGTTCAATTTTAGTCCTTTAgtcaaaactaaattttttcttccaaaaatatcatttgttccataattattttcttttaggtagc
This portion of the Arachis duranensis cultivar V14167 chromosome 6, aradu.V14167.gnm2.J7QH, whole genome shotgun sequence genome encodes:
- the LOC107494460 gene encoding ribonucleases P/MRP protein subunit POP1 (The sequence of the model RefSeq protein was modified relative to this genomic sequence to represent the inferred CDS: added 9 bases not found in genome assembly), with the protein product MLCGRRRLLCSSALSLSVRNLASVWIFKNRKLHCSFASPSCTSVSPPLLSPCYPLLPADMATRKIHVQKFAESRAYELESLQSVIADRIKGDYRSQRNKRRRTSSYNSKAGTRRKRQKLGTVHNKTGGVELRLGKDEIKKLPSRRMRRRYELKMNLDSGFCTSGDGTKRLRTHVWHTKRFTMTKLWGYYLPLALQGRGKGSRALLKRLKQGVVVHDASYYTAVQVEGPEESLASLLRMVLVPFPETSSQDSDESVSGTTCGMAMLYQVEAPVSQPIGPVTYMWRPTFQQNISGEDDINDELMKHDVDSDESPNRMKFGASFRQLWVWIHASAFEEGYDSLKFACQKEMEKTGISINCFSLEGELAKLEVIGSGAIQILQKMLHPVTSISDNHCLWEHVPKQDSVSQKTSSSISDNEDKFSSVAILSLNVKDPRQLCGKGTVSSVEPSSAEAVNGAQETIHEELEKTSDLASSTWSKLENNQYHNNDLWYAKSRRLRTPLSESMICSEKHHKRLTHYCLDDVDSREANSLTEEQCSRSCPILLVKHHRKELFRGCSIILPLSWVKAFWIPLISNGAHAIGLQEMHCIAHEMGLPAFPSDFPDCKAYSCFMSAKAAAFDKKAELRPPSKRPMRVPILPPWGIIRSTLNRKINAVETTGVSTLEDLTDLNSLPKKIDSENSLFDGIVARTGSVLTNFLNETKGGQLSLFPYAADGDEKITKFIKGEVNLNRSCQNSVISDHRLCFLRVHLRPFKKGFFEEGAVICAPHPSDTYLLTSCIEKNEGFQLPQSALESYFKEDHSSKRWEMHVPDDSNAKEYHRWPIGFVTSAAIQGSKRLVAGGFCEAVLLANLREEQWKEMPVKRRKKDIYVLVRNLRSVAYRLALASVVLEYKENDTHFM